One genomic segment of Paenibacillus xylanexedens includes these proteins:
- a CDS encoding TIGR02530 family flagellar biosynthesis protein, giving the protein MSDRITVGQLYAGPITPNMLQRPKTGEASAIPEKPFAKVLEDNLLKLSNHAAKRLEQRGIELKTEQMEQIGSALDKAAAKGAKESLILMQDMAFIVNVKNRTVVTAMDSESMKDNVFTQIDSAVIIS; this is encoded by the coding sequence ATGAGTGATCGCATAACGGTTGGACAATTATACGCAGGCCCGATTACACCGAATATGCTTCAAAGACCCAAAACAGGAGAAGCTTCGGCTATACCCGAAAAACCTTTTGCAAAAGTACTGGAAGATAATCTTCTGAAATTGAGCAATCATGCTGCCAAACGATTGGAACAGCGTGGTATTGAACTCAAGACTGAGCAAATGGAACAGATTGGTTCTGCTTTGGACAAAGCTGCTGCCAAAGGAGCCAAAGAGTCATTGATTTTAATGCAGGATATGGCTTTTATCGTCAATGTCAAAAATCGTACTGTGGTTACAGCTATGGATAGTGAGAGCATGAAGGATAATGTGTTCACTCAGATTGATAGTGCCGTAATCATTTCTTGA
- the flgG gene encoding flagellar basal body rod protein FlgG → MLKSMYSGVSGMRGFQTKLDVIGNNIANVNTVGFKGSRVMFKDIMSQTTSGVTAPGDATGGVNAKQIGLGVSVGSIDTLHLAGSPMTTNNPTDMRINGDGFFLVRLSEDQEVPYLTRAGDFHVDAARNLLTSDGLFVLDNGGGNITIPDDVVSFTIGQDGTINQTMADGTVEAGAQLGIGKVVNPEGLEKIGGNLYRMTANANPDGELEILTANDAENGTGSIITGQLEMSNVDLTGEFTEMIVAQRGFQANSRIITTSDEILQEVVNLKR, encoded by the coding sequence ATGTTGAAATCAATGTACTCAGGCGTTTCCGGGATGCGGGGTTTCCAAACAAAACTCGACGTAATTGGTAACAATATTGCGAACGTAAACACGGTTGGCTTCAAAGGCAGTCGGGTTATGTTCAAAGATATTATGAGCCAAACCACTTCAGGTGTGACCGCACCTGGTGATGCAACCGGTGGTGTGAATGCAAAACAAATTGGTCTAGGTGTATCTGTAGGCTCTATTGATACATTACATTTGGCGGGAAGTCCAATGACAACAAACAACCCAACAGATATGCGGATTAATGGAGATGGATTCTTCTTGGTACGTTTGAGTGAAGATCAGGAAGTACCTTACCTGACTCGTGCAGGGGATTTCCATGTGGATGCTGCACGTAACCTTTTGACATCGGATGGATTGTTTGTTCTGGATAACGGTGGTGGAAATATCACGATACCTGATGATGTTGTTTCCTTCACGATTGGTCAGGATGGTACGATCAATCAAACTATGGCGGATGGAACAGTTGAAGCGGGAGCACAACTTGGTATCGGAAAAGTGGTCAATCCAGAAGGTTTAGAGAAGATCGGCGGTAATCTATACCGTATGACAGCAAATGCTAATCCCGATGGTGAGCTTGAAATTTTGACAGCGAATGATGCCGAAAATGGAACTGGCTCTATTATCACAGGACAGCTCGAAATGTCTAATGTGGATCTGACTGGAGAGTTTACTGAAATGATCGTAGCTCAACGTGGATTCCAGGCCAACTCCCGGATCATTACAACGTCGGATGAAATACTTCAGGAAGTTGTTAACCTGAAACGTTAA
- a CDS encoding flagellar FlbD family protein: MISVTRLNGSPMWLNALMVEIVEETPDTYITLVTGKRLIVLEKATDVISKIKDYNREIGVQAATIKVQQTEES; the protein is encoded by the coding sequence ATGATTTCGGTTACGCGGTTAAATGGTTCTCCCATGTGGTTAAATGCGCTGATGGTTGAAATTGTGGAAGAGACGCCGGATACGTATATTACTCTGGTAACTGGAAAGAGACTGATTGTGCTTGAAAAAGCCACTGACGTTATTTCCAAGATTAAAGATTACAACCGTGAAATCGGGGTTCAGGCAGCCACTATTAAAGTGCAGCAAACGGAGGAATCCTGA
- a CDS encoding flagellar basal body-associated FliL family protein — MKKMMPWLATMLLAITLIVVVVFVFMQGQNGNKDDTHTAAAAEEKKMTADEIVEVSSELAQIKTNLADPDRIIMVSFSFKLSDKTAKEDFEKIKSITVKPIIIQALADTKAEELSSAKGMKQFNEKLTGLINEALPEPKLKSTSFSDIVIASM, encoded by the coding sequence ATGAAAAAAATGATGCCCTGGCTTGCAACAATGTTGCTGGCGATAACACTCATTGTGGTGGTTGTGTTTGTATTTATGCAAGGACAGAACGGGAATAAGGACGACACACATACGGCGGCAGCTGCTGAAGAAAAAAAAATGACTGCGGATGAAATTGTAGAAGTATCGTCAGAGCTTGCACAGATTAAAACGAATCTGGCCGATCCGGATCGTATTATTATGGTTAGTTTTTCTTTCAAGTTATCTGACAAAACAGCCAAAGAAGATTTTGAAAAAATCAAAAGCATTACGGTGAAGCCCATTATTATTCAGGCACTTGCAGACACCAAGGCTGAGGAACTGAGTTCGGCCAAGGGTATGAAACAATTCAATGAGAAACTGACAGGTCTAATTAATGAGGCATTGCCTGAGCCGAAATTGAAAAGCACTAGTTTTTCAGACATTGTTATAGCATCAATGTAA